Genomic DNA from Trinickia violacea:
TGCACGTGATGACCGCATGGTCGTCGTCGACCCAAACGGCTCGCTGGTGTCGCGCTTCTATCTGCCCGGTGACGTGATCCTCAACCCATACGACCGCCGCTGCGTGGGCTGGTCGCTCTTTAACGAGGCGCGCGACGGGTTTGACTTTGATCGCGTCGCGCAGTCGGCCATCCCACCGCAGATGACGGAAAGCGCCGAGGAGTGGGCGGGTTATGGGCGTATGGTGCTCGCCGACACCATGAAGGAACTCGATCGCGACGATATGCAGGACATGCACACGCTCGTCGACCTGCTGGTGCGCGAGCAGCGGTTGATCCTGCAGAGGTACCTCGAGACAACCGATTCGGTCGGCTTCTTTGCCCAGGACGCGGATAGGGCTACCGCCAGCGTCATCTTCACGTTGAACAAGTACATCCGTCCGCTGCGGCAGATCCCGGAAGGGGACTTTTCCATCCGCAAGTGGATTGCCGACAAGGACGGCGGAAACATCTGGATCACCTGGCGGGAAGACCAGCGCACTGCGCTCGCGCCGCTCATTCCGGTATGGATCGACCTGGTGTTCGCAATGATCCTATCGGAGGCACCCTCCTTCGACCGGCGACTGTGGGTGTTCATGGACGAGCTCGCGTCGCTCGGCCGCCTCTACAGCTTCGAGCCAGCCGTCTCGAAGGGGCGCAAGCACGGCCTGTGCGTGGTGGGAGGCCTGCAGGACCGCGTCCAGCTCGACCAGCAGCTCGGCGAGATGGCGGCCAAGGTTGCGCTCGCGTGCTTCCGAAACTACCTGGTGCTCGGTGGCGCAAATGCGGCGACCACGCGCTACGTTTCCGAGATGCTGGGCCAGCACGAGGTCGAGCGGCATCCGCTGGGTGTGCAGGGCAATTGGAAGATCAACCACCGCGAGCGGAGGCACGAGTCGGAAGCGATCGTGATGCCGACCGAAATCGCCAACCTGCGCAATCTGCAGGGGTATCTCAAGTATGGCCAGGACTGGCCGCTCTCAAAACTCCGTTTCAAGGTCCGCGATTATCCCGTGCGGCACGCGCCATTTATCGGCGCGGTGGACACCGCACGGCAGCCGTTCTGGCCAACAAGAGGAGGCGCACGTGTCTGAATTCCGCTTTGATGATGTGATCGTCGCGCACGATGCCGGCGATCTGCAGGACTATCTGCGCGGCGCGCACCACGGCCCGAATCGGCCCCTGTGCCTTTGCGTGCCACAGGGCGTGCCGATGTATGTGGCGCGCCTCGCCGACCGGTATCTGATCAAGCGCATGCCCGACACCGGGCACCAGCACTCACCTGACTGTGCGTCCTATGAGCCCCCTGCTGAGCTGTCCGGGTTGGGAGAAGTCAAAGGTGAGGCAATACGGGAGAACGTCGAAGACGGCACCACCACGTTACGGTTGGATTTCAGCCTGTCGAAGACGGGCGGCAAGGCGCCGCCCGAGACACAGCAATCAAAATCGCCCGACACGGTCCGCAGTGACGGCGCAAAGCTCACGTTGCGCGGCACGCTGCACTACCTGTGGGAGGAAGCGGGCCTGAACCGTTGGGTGCCCGCGATGGCGGGCAAGCGTAGCTGGGCTGTGGTGCGCCGCGCGCTAACGAACGCCGCGCACGGCAAGGTGACGAAGAACACATCGCTAGCCGACCTGCTGTACGTACCAGAGCCATTCACGCTCGATGAGGCGAGCGCGCTTACGCAGCGTCGCATTGCCCGCCTCGGGCATCTCACAGTGCAGTCGCGCGTGCGCAAGCTGATGATGGTCGTGGCTGAAGCGAAGGAAATCACGACTTCGCGCTACGGCTTCAAGCTCGTCGCCAAGCACCTGTCGGATTTCCCGTTCATGCTCAATGAGGAGCTGCACACGAAGCTGCAAAAGGCTTTCGTGCGCGAGCTCGCATTGTGGGACAGCATCGAGGACAGCCACTTGGTGTTTCTGGCGACCTTCGGTCTGTCCGCGGCGGGCGTCGCGAATATCGAGGCGATGACAGTGATGGTCACGACGCGCAACTGGATCCCATTCGAGCACACGCTCGACAAGGCGCTGATCGACGACCTGACGAATGGCGACCGACGCTTCGTAAAGGGCCTTCGCTACAACCTGTCCAGCAAAAAGCCGCTCGCTTGCGCCGTGCTCTCGGACGTGCGGCCACAGCCAGTCGCGCTGTACGTCTTGCCGCCCGACACTGAGCCGGAGTACGACGCAGCGCTGCAGCAACTCGTCAACGAGAGCGCGATGACGTCCTGGGTCTGGCGTACGACAGACACGATGCCCGCGTTGCCTCCGACGTCGTCGGTCTCGAGCGCGGGCCGCACGCTGCCGGCGCCGGTGGAGACCTCCGCATGGTAGGCAAAAAAAAGCCCTCGCGCGAGAAACGGCGAGGGCGGTGATGAAAGGCCTTGAATAGCACCTGCCAGTGCCAACAGACCGGGAATCGAAGATTTCTTTATAGCTTCGTTTTCCTAAGCTGTCAATAACTCCTACAAAACGGAATCGAAATGAACGACAACCACAAAAATCTCGCGCCGCAAGACGGCATACCCTCTCAGGCCCACGATCCGCGCTCGACGGTCTGAGGCCGCGCTTGACTCTGGATCCGTTCGGCCACGGCAACGGGCACGCGGCGTCGATGCACGCACGCGAGGCGGGCCCGCGCATGTCCTCGGCCGGACCGGCGCCGTCGCGATCTAGTGCGGGCCCGGCTGGGTTGCCGCGTGTTGACGGTTTTGCGACATGGCTGGACACATTCGCCGAGCTGATCAAGTCGAGCGGCAGCGGCAAGCGGCTGCCGCTCATTCTCCAGGACCTGGCCGACCGCGTGCTCGGCTTTTACGAGCGACCGACCGAACTCTTCCGCACACTCGCGCAGATCAATAGCAATCGACAGATGCGCAGTGAACGGCGTTGCGCCGTGCTTGCGGTCATGCTTTGCCTCATCCATCACCTCGACGTCGTCACCTTAAAGGTCGGCATTCCGACAGCAAACGGCTTCGTTTATCACCTGACGATGAAGCGAATCGCCGATCGCACAGGCCTCACGCTCCGTCGCGTCTACCGGGCCATGTCCGACCTGCGGCGTGCGGGCCTGGTCACGGTCACCCGCCAGTTCCGACGGCGCGAAAATGGTTCGACGCTGAACTTGCCGGCCGTGCGCACCGTCTCGCGTTTGTTTTTCGATGTGCTCGGCCTGGGTGAAGCATATGATCGCGAGCGTCGTCGCTCGCACCAGCGCCAGCAGCAGAAGCATGCCGAATATCATAAGCAGGCGCGGCCGACCCGGCGTGACCAAGCGCGCTGGAAGCTCGAGCTCGCGCGCACGCTGGCGGGTGTCTCGGCGCGTAGCGCAGGGCAGCACGACAAGACGTCGGCGGACCCGCCCGACGCAGCAGGGTTCACGCCTCGCGAATAGCGCGGCTACCAAAGTCCCCACGTTTTGCGAGCTTCGCCTGAATGCGCAACGTTCGCGCTTGTCCGTATTTGTCTCGATTCCCTAAAAAGACCCGCGCTCACCGCTTGGCTGACGTACTCCGCGTATTTCAGCGGTCGATGACCATCGAAGGCGACCTTCAGCGACGAAATTGCGGCTTAAAAGCCATTATCTCGTTATCCTTATTTGTCATGTGACCCGCGGCTTATCTGTCAGGCTTTCTTTCAGCGTCTTTTTCAAGAAGACTAGCCCTGTGGATAAGTCGGAGAGTTGGAACTCCAGCCCCCTGCGCCTGCGGCGCCGGGGGAGTCATCGCGCCCCTTGGGCGCTGGACGTCCCCGGTCGTGGGGCACGCAGGCCTACTGCGGCGGGCACTAAGCGGCTACGGCGGCCTTCGGCCACCGCACCCGCGAGTGCGCGATAAAAGATTTTCGGGCGCGTCAAAGCCGCACCCGAAAATCAACGCGCGCTTGTGAGCGCCTTCGCCGTCACGCGTCAACGAAGCACCAACGCCGAATGGTCTGCAGGATGACGCCTATAGGAGCAGGATCTTAGCCCACCACAACTTGACAAATGTTCACTTTCAGACCGTGGGTGCGGCGTAACGTAAGTCGCAGGTTGGTGAAGTGAAGAGAGGATGGAATGTTGGAACCTAAGCGGTTCTATCGCTATCGCGGCTTCGAGATTGGTCTCCAGGCGCAACGGCTTACGAAATCCGCTCACCATCTGCAACCCTACGATGCCGTGGGTTACCGGTGCATGGTACGCATTCGAAAACTTGACTCTGTGCTGCGGCTGGATTCGTTTTCGCTCGACGCTGGCGGCAAGCCGTTTGACAACGAATTCGAGGCGATCCTTCACGGATGCGCCGCGGCTGAACGGCGCATCAACGTCCATCTGGCGATGGTTGCTCGCGAGCCGCATTTGGCCGACGTGCTTTGCTGAATCCGCGTGAAATTACCACAAAAGCAGCTGTCAGAAGGTGTTGGTGAGTAGAGGTGCCATCAGCACTATGAGGTTCGCGTGCTGCGCCGTGACATTCGTTGACAGTCTCTATTCTGCCCTTCAAAGAAAATTCCTCATATCAAGGTCTATATCCAAGCAACATGAGGATGTCTATGTACCGCCTGGTGCTCCGACTCGCTGCGCGATGCTCGTTAACAACGTGTTCGCAGGCACGCCAATCGGCAAGCTCGCCGGGTTCAGCACGTGTCCCGCTGGGCTTTCAGATGACCGTGCAGTTCTGAATTTCATGGAACACGACGCCCCCATCAGACGGAAGCGACTGTCAGCGGACGAGGCATTCAAGCGTCTCGCTGATGAGGCGGCCGGACGAGGCATGACGCTGCTCTCGCCGCATTGGCAAGGGTCGCGCCACGAGTATTTGTTCCGTTGTATGCACGGTCACGAGTTCGGCCGCAAAGCAACGATCATGCTGCGCGGCACGGCCACCTGTCTGGAATGCGTGCGGGACGGAGTTCAGCGACGTTTCCTCAGTACGATCGAGCAACAGGGCTTTGTCAATCTGGAGCCGGAGTTTTTGGGGCTCACGGTTCGGCATCGCCTTACTTGCAGGCTGGGGCACGAGTGGGCAACCGAGGCCCGGAAAATCGTTGAGGGCACCGGCTGCCCGACATGCGTTGCGCTGCAGTCGTCGATGCGGCAGGGCTTTCCGGATGGGCTCGAACGTCTGTATGCAGTGGCGGCAGCACAAGGCGGGAAATGCCTGGCAGATACGTATCAGGGGATGAAGGCGCGCTACCTGTGGGAGTGCGCCAACCGGCATCGATGGCGAGCCACCGGAGGCAAGGTGACAAACGGGGGCTGGTGTCGCATGTGCTTTGCCCGACGCAACGGCGACGCGAGTCGCTGCCCCGACGGGCTTGCACGCCTGAAGGCTGTAGCTGCCGCGCACGATGGACAGTGTTTGGACGACGTCTATATAGGTCGTGCCTCGAAGTACCGGTTCCGCTGCGCAAACGGACACGAATGGACGACCTACGGCCACCTTGTACTTGCCGGCACATGGTGCAGGCTCTGTGCGAATCGGCGGCGTATGCCCACGATCGAGCGGATGCAACAGATCGCGCAGGGGCGGGGCGGCCGGTGCCTAAGCGAAGAATACCTTGGTAACAAGATCAAGCTAACTTGGGAATGCAGTCGTGGACACGTCTGGCGGTCGGCGCCGAATACGGTCGCCAATTGCGGCGCGTGGTGTCCAAGCTGCGCAAGGCTGCGCCTCACTTTCGACCCGTTAAAGCGAAAGCGCTACGATGTTGATGGATAGGCGCGGCATCAATACCATTTAGGCGCCGGGAGCTGATGACGTAGAGCGTTGGCCACCAGGTATATGGGTTTCGACGTTGGCCGCCAACTCGGATGCATCCCATCGTTAGTCGGCAGTCGAATAACGGCAGCTTCAACACCGGTTTGTCTGCGCGCCTGCTCCAGCAGTTGATCGATCATGAAGCCCTCTCGAAGGAAACTGCTCGCGCGCGCCAGGCTAGCGAGTATCTTGAGGGGTGTTAACACGTCCTCCTGCCGAGGGACCCGGCAGGTCCGGTTTCTTCGGATCGGGCACTTCAGTGCGGAACCGACATAGCCGGTGATAGCCGGGATTTGATTGGCGGCGCAACCGGCGCGCCCGTGTGAGCGGGAATGATCTGATCGACCCGTTTCCTGCCCTTCGGAGCCGAACAGCACATCCGATAGAATGACTTCACAAGTCAGATGGTCGTCAACAAAAGCATGACAAGATCGTTTAAAAAAAAGCATGAGCCCAACGACTGATAAAGAAAATGCAACCCCCAATCCGTCGTCGTCAACTGAGCCCGTTCCCTCATCTCCGAATGAACCTGCAGACCGGATCGAATCGCATGGCAAGCGGATAGAGAACTTAAACAACTTGGCATCGCTTGCATATAAGGTGGCCATTACCGCCGGCACCACAGTCACGTTTTGCTACCTGTTCAGGATCGGTTTCTTTCCAACTGGATTGACCCCGGGTGAGGTCGTGTTCTTCGTGTTTGTGGCGCTCGCGTTTGGCTTTCTGTATGTCGCATTTCTGCTTTACGGTACCTTAGCATGGGTATGGATTGTTCAAACGCTCGGTTGGGCCTTCAGGCAGTGTCGCTTCCGCGACCACATTCCAGCTTCGAAGTGGCCGAATTTGCGTTCACGCGTAAAGGACCAGAAGCGCAGTGGGGAGCCAAAGCGTAGATGCTGGATCTACGCGCCAGTTCGCGCCTTTCGCAAACGAGCGACCCGTTTTGCTAACAGCAAGAACACAAACTTGCGTGCGTTTCGCGGCGCATGGTTCTTCTGCGCATCGGCAATCGTTTTCGCCGTAACGCTCCTAACCATTCTTTCACTTCCATCGACAGCCGGGGCCAGGCAGGCGATACAGCTTGCCTACACCTTTTTGCTAGCCGGATTTATTTGCCTAATATTGGTCAGCGCGCCGTCAGACTCGTTCAACGCAACTGCCCAAAGTGGCATGCCACCGCAGTCACCGATGTTGCTTCGTTGGATCCTGGTGCTTACCGTTCCGCTGGTCGTCGTAGTGGCCCTGGGCTGGCCCATGCCGCTCGTCTACATGGTCTTCGAACGATTGGGAATCCGGATTCTGAACGTCAGTATCGAGGTTCCAGAATCTGAACTCGGAGCACTCGTTAGGGTCGCGGACGTCATCGGCCGACCGCTCGTGGATTGTCATAGGACTACCGATGCGCGATTGATTGTGCACGGTGCCGATGTATTGTGGACCGGTATCGGCACTACATCGCTGGTCTCATTTTCAGTTTTCGCACCGTTGAACGGCGGCCTACTCGGTCCCGATCCGCAGGTGCTTAAACAGGCTTTGCTGCGATTCGATACCAGTTCGCTTCGCATCATCAAGACCCGCCCACCGCTGAACCCCTGTTTTGATCTCCCAAATGATATGCTGTTCGAGACAGGGGAATACGAGTTGACGCCAGCCGCCAAGGGGCAGCTCCAGACTGTTGCGACTGCCATTCTAGCTGCTGGCAACCCTGAGCGGATTGTAGTTCGTGGCCATAGTGACTCCAGGAAAATTACCGGTCAGGCGACAGGGAATATCGGGGATAATCAACGGCTCTCTGAACTTCGAGCGAATGCGGTTGCTGAGGCGCTAAAGCAATTGATCAAGATTCCTAAGTTAACAGTCATATCTGAAGGTGCCGGTAGTCGTGAACCCAAGGCAAAGTGTCCTACCGATTCTGCGGGAACTCGATACGAGATCGAACAGTGCAATGCACCCAACCGTCGGGTAGAGGTCAAAGTCACGTATTCGGTTGAGTCTCAGACGACTAAAGGGCAGGCAGGCTCAATCGTTAAGTAACACATGCATGTGAATCCTGACTGCGGAAGCGGCAGATGGATAATCCGGCTGGAACTTTGTATTGCGGGCCTTAATGCTCACGTTGCTACTGGACCGAACAACGTGAGAATGGATACTTGTTGCAGCGGGAATTACCGCCTACGCGACCGAGTCATATTAGATCGCCGGGGACGTCGGTCCCATGCTTGTCAATCGTTACCAAGACCTCGGCCGCCACGGCTTCTGTCAAGGCGATGCGCTTTCCCGCTTTCAGGCAGTGGAACGCCCGCGCGCTCGAAGCGTTGTCTTCGATGCTGCTCACGGCGTTCAAGCTTTTCACTGGGGCTGAGCGTGCGGAAATCAGTCTGTGGAGCGTCGCGGCCTGGCCGCTCGAACACGCGCGGATCAATCGCGCGGCCTTTCGTGCGGGCTTCATCGACTTCCGCAATCAACATGTGCGCGCGCTCCGGACCGCTGAGCTGCACCAGTGCCTTCCATGCGCGGTCGTCACGCAGACGTTCCCGCATCGCGTCGCGAAGTTCACGACCAATGCCCGTATCGAGCCGATTGAGTTCCCGCCGGCGCCGCTGCAGCATAGCCTTGTCGCCAGCCAGATGAACGATCTGCGGCGACTGCCCAACGTCGCGACCGGTCGTTGTCTTCATGCGTTCGCGGTCTTCGGGATACTGCTTCACGACCCGCCGTGATTCGCGATCCTTGATCCATGCGTCGACGTACTGGGTGACCGCCTGGGTAAGCGACCTTTCTTTTGGCTGTGGCCGTGGCGCATTCGAGAATTGCGTCGCGCGACGCACCGCGATCGTATGCCGCGCGCCATGTTCTTTCTCCCGGTCACGTGCCACATGCTCGCCGCTGAAACTCTTGTTTTCGCCGCGCGAGAGGCCTCGCACCAGTGCGTCTTGGTCCGCAAAATCGTCGCGGCCGCCAGCGACAAGCAGCGCTTGTTTGTGGCGAGTCATCGCGACGTAGGCGAGCTCGGCTGGCATCCCAGGCGTGGCCAGCACGTAAGCGCGATTGACGGTTACCCCCTGACTCTTGTGGACCGTGAGCGCGTAACCGTAGTCGAGATATGGATACTGCGCCGTATCGACGCGCAACTGCCGCCCGTCGTTCAGGCGCACATGCAGCACGGCACCAGGATGCGTCGCTCCCGCTGCCGGCAGACCGATCTGCTCGACCGTGGCCAGCGTGCCGTTTTTCACGCCCATCACATAGTCGTTCTGCCCGAACATGATGCGCTCGCCCCGCGCGACGGCAATGCGCCGTTCGCCCGCCTGCACCCAATGATCGTCGGCACCAAGCTCGCCGCTCGCGCGCAGAAACCGTCTGGCTTGCTCATTGAGTGCCTGTCGGGCGGCATTCGTGTGCGCGAGCAGGATCTGCTTGTCGTCCGGGCGAACCAGGTGATCGACGTGCCATTGCGCGAGCAGCCACTCCTGCGCCTGGCTGCGGTTGGCGTGCAGGTGGATGCGCTCATGGGCCGCGTAGGCCTCCACGGCTTCGCGAATCCTGTGTTGCGCGAGAGCCGCCGAGGCGTCGCGCTGCCACGCCTCGGCCTGGCGCACGATCTCGGTCAAACTGGCGAGCTGACCGGCCGCCGCGGCCTCGCGTGAGACCGCACGGAATGCGTCGCCGGCGTCGACCGCGTGCAGTTGCCAAGCGTCGCCGACAAGCCGGACGCGCGCTCCCGCGGACTGAGCAAAGTCGAGCAGTTTCTCGAGCTGACGCGAGCCGACCATCCCGGCTTCGTCGACAAAAACCACCGTGCGGCTATCGAGTTGAACGGCGCCCTTTTCGAGAGCGCTGATCAAGCTGTGCAACGTGCGACTGTGGATGCCGGCGTCGCGTTCCATGTCGTCAGCCGTCTTGCCTTGCAGCGCGGCGCCGATCACCCGCACGCCGTCGGCTTCGAACGCTTCGCGTGCAGCGGCCAGCACATAGCTTTTGCCGGTGCCGGCCGCACCGTTCACGGTCACGAGCTGGGCGTCGCTCGTCAACGCGACAAATGCCTGATCCTGTCCGTCGTTAAAGTCGCGGCTGGCGCGCAGCTTTTCCCGAATAGCACGCCCGCCCGCCGGTCCAGCGGAACCGTGGCTCATGACTCGAGCCCGCTCGACGAGCCGACCTTCGATCGCCCGCAGTTCGGCCGACGTGAACCACTCGCCCTCGCGCGACAGGTCCTTGAGCGCGAGCATCTCCTTCGAGTTCATGACCCGCGCGTACACCTGCCGGAACTGCTCCTCGCCGTCGGTGTTGCGAAACACGAATTGCTCGACGTCGCGCCGCGAAAACACCGACTGCGTCGCGGTCAGCGCATGCACGGCGATCGCCGGATTGATGAGAAGGCGCTCGCCATTGCGATAGGCTCGAGCGCGGTTTTCGGAGAGCACTTCGGCCATCGCGACCCGCTCGGCCGCATACGTCGCAATGCCCACTTTGCGAGAGGGCTCGAGATCGATGCCCTGTGCCATATAGCTGCGATGATCAATCCGCGCCTCGATGCCGTGACGCGACATAAAGTGATTCGCCGTGATCGCCCATTCCTCTCTGATCTCGCGGACGAACTTCGGGTGTCGGAAGTAAGGATCCTTCTCTGCGCCGCCTTTCTCTGGATGCTCCCGGTTGTAGCGCTTGAAGAACTGCTTCGGGTCGCGGGCGATCCCGTCATTCTGGCGCTCGGTGAACATGAGGTGCACGTGCGGCTGCTCAAGCCCGTCGCTCGCCGGCGGGTTGTGGATCGCCCACGTATAGGCGTGCCGGTCGCCCAGCACGTTTTGAACGAACTCTCGCACGAGCTCGACACGCTGCGCATCGTTGAGCTCACGCGGCAGCGACACCTCGAGCTCGACATAGGTCTTGCGATTGGCCCCCTCGTACTGGTCAGCGGCGTCCCAGAACACAGTCGGATCATGGCGCGCCCACTCTGGCATGTTGCCGCTTTCGGTCAGCGAAAGGTCATCGCGCTCCTCGAACTGCCCCTCCCGTGCGATGTAGGCGTAATGCCCTTCACGGCCGACATAGCGACTGTGCTCGCCAGCTTGGCCCTTCTTGCCATACTTCACGGAGAGGTGATACGTGGCCACGGTGCGCGGTTTATTGGTGTCGGTCGCTTTTTAGTTCGGTATCCATGCTAGCATGGATACCGTGAAGCGCGCGTTCTTTTAAAAAGAACGATCCTGCCAAGCAAGCGTTTTCGCCCATGCTAGCGTTTTTGGTTTTTTGTAGTTCGGAATTGGCTTGGCAAGAGGGGGATACCGACGCGGCCGTTGCCGGTTCTAAGGGCGCTGGTCGAGTTTCTTCTTCGACATACGATCCGTACCAGGGATGATCTCGATTCGCCTTTTTCGGTGACGTACCGTCACCCGCGATAGCTGAAAAATTGGGAGACCGACAGTGGAAAAGAATGACTGGCTCGCTAACCGGATTGCGTTCATCCAAGGATTGAAGACGCCGACCGAAGCGCAAAAAATGCTGCTCGAACTCGCGACCATCGAGCAGCCGACCAAGCAGGAGATCAAGCAGCTCGACGCGCTCGTGCGGTTGGAAAAAGTGAACCAGAAAGCCGAGGAAGCCAAAGCCGAGGTTGCGCGTATGATGGCCGAGCGCCGCGATCAAGT
This window encodes:
- a CDS encoding type IV secretion system DNA-binding domain-containing protein, with the translated sequence MQKHEIRLLKGLAIMVGLLAGLMLSFAMAGFPPLPFPAGFVHGAAAAAHEPLMLWGIFPGALLAWGLAWLCQEYLFNGFEGYRYDRFIRGVRMENWHQLNSRIQAYNRKYRKRAAKQGDAPRPPVAVCRLEMPTDLETQNLLVFGTIGSGKSQAINGLVASALARDDRMVVVDPNGSLVSRFYLPGDVILNPYDRRCVGWSLFNEARDGFDFDRVAQSAIPPQMTESAEEWAGYGRMVLADTMKELDRDDMQDMHTLVDLLVREQRLILQRYLETTDSVGFFAQDADRATASVIFTLNKYIRPLRQIPEGDFSIRKWIADKDGGNIWITWREDQRTALAPLIPVWIDLVFAMILSEAPSFDRRLWVFMDELASLGRLYSFEPAVSKGRKHGLCVVGGLQDRVQLDQQLGEMAAKVALACFRNYLVLGGANAATTRYVSEMLGQHEVERHPLGVQGNWKINHRERRHESEAIVMPTEIANLRNLQGYLKYGQDWPLSKLRFKVRDYPVRHAPFIGAVDTARQPFWPTRGGARV
- a CDS encoding DUF1173 domain-containing protein encodes the protein MSEFRFDDVIVAHDAGDLQDYLRGAHHGPNRPLCLCVPQGVPMYVARLADRYLIKRMPDTGHQHSPDCASYEPPAELSGLGEVKGEAIRENVEDGTTTLRLDFSLSKTGGKAPPETQQSKSPDTVRSDGAKLTLRGTLHYLWEEAGLNRWVPAMAGKRSWAVVRRALTNAAHGKVTKNTSLADLLYVPEPFTLDEASALTQRRIARLGHLTVQSRVRKLMMVVAEAKEITTSRYGFKLVAKHLSDFPFMLNEELHTKLQKAFVRELALWDSIEDSHLVFLATFGLSAAGVANIEAMTVMVTTRNWIPFEHTLDKALIDDLTNGDRRFVKGLRYNLSSKKPLACAVLSDVRPQPVALYVLPPDTEPEYDAALQQLVNESAMTSWVWRTTDTMPALPPTSSVSSAGRTLPAPVETSAW
- a CDS encoding Crp/Fnr family transcriptional regulator, giving the protein MHAREAGPRMSSAGPAPSRSSAGPAGLPRVDGFATWLDTFAELIKSSGSGKRLPLILQDLADRVLGFYERPTELFRTLAQINSNRQMRSERRCAVLAVMLCLIHHLDVVTLKVGIPTANGFVYHLTMKRIADRTGLTLRRVYRAMSDLRRAGLVTVTRQFRRRENGSTLNLPAVRTVSRLFFDVLGLGEAYDRERRRSHQRQQQKHAEYHKQARPTRRDQARWKLELARTLAGVSARSAGQHDKTSADPPDAAGFTPRE
- a CDS encoding OmpA family protein, producing the protein MSPTTDKENATPNPSSSTEPVPSSPNEPADRIESHGKRIENLNNLASLAYKVAITAGTTVTFCYLFRIGFFPTGLTPGEVVFFVFVALAFGFLYVAFLLYGTLAWVWIVQTLGWAFRQCRFRDHIPASKWPNLRSRVKDQKRSGEPKRRCWIYAPVRAFRKRATRFANSKNTNLRAFRGAWFFCASAIVFAVTLLTILSLPSTAGARQAIQLAYTFLLAGFICLILVSAPSDSFNATAQSGMPPQSPMLLRWILVLTVPLVVVVALGWPMPLVYMVFERLGIRILNVSIEVPESELGALVRVADVIGRPLVDCHRTTDARLIVHGADVLWTGIGTTSLVSFSVFAPLNGGLLGPDPQVLKQALLRFDTSSLRIIKTRPPLNPCFDLPNDMLFETGEYELTPAAKGQLQTVATAILAAGNPERIVVRGHSDSRKITGQATGNIGDNQRLSELRANAVAEALKQLIKIPKLTVISEGAGSREPKAKCPTDSAGTRYEIEQCNAPNRRVEVKVTYSVESQTTKGQAGSIVK
- a CDS encoding AAA family ATPase; translated protein: MATYHLSVKYGKKGQAGEHSRYVGREGHYAYIAREGQFEERDDLSLTESGNMPEWARHDPTVFWDAADQYEGANRKTYVELEVSLPRELNDAQRVELVREFVQNVLGDRHAYTWAIHNPPASDGLEQPHVHLMFTERQNDGIARDPKQFFKRYNREHPEKGGAEKDPYFRHPKFVREIREEWAITANHFMSRHGIEARIDHRSYMAQGIDLEPSRKVGIATYAAERVAMAEVLSENRARAYRNGERLLINPAIAVHALTATQSVFSRRDVEQFVFRNTDGEEQFRQVYARVMNSKEMLALKDLSREGEWFTSAELRAIEGRLVERARVMSHGSAGPAGGRAIREKLRASRDFNDGQDQAFVALTSDAQLVTVNGAAGTGKSYVLAAAREAFEADGVRVIGAALQGKTADDMERDAGIHSRTLHSLISALEKGAVQLDSRTVVFVDEAGMVGSRQLEKLLDFAQSAGARVRLVGDAWQLHAVDAGDAFRAVSREAAAAGQLASLTEIVRQAEAWQRDASAALAQHRIREAVEAYAAHERIHLHANRSQAQEWLLAQWHVDHLVRPDDKQILLAHTNAARQALNEQARRFLRASGELGADDHWVQAGERRIAVARGERIMFGQNDYVMGVKNGTLATVEQIGLPAAGATHPGAVLHVRLNDGRQLRVDTAQYPYLDYGYALTVHKSQGVTVNRAYVLATPGMPAELAYVAMTRHKQALLVAGGRDDFADQDALVRGLSRGENKSFSGEHVARDREKEHGARHTIAVRRATQFSNAPRPQPKERSLTQAVTQYVDAWIKDRESRRVVKQYPEDRERMKTTTGRDVGQSPQIVHLAGDKAMLQRRRRELNRLDTGIGRELRDAMRERLRDDRAWKALVQLSGPERAHMLIAEVDEARTKGRAIDPRVFERPGRDAPQTDFRTLSPSEKLERREQHRRQRFERAGVPLPESGKAHRLDRSRGGRGLGND